The region TTGCGCCACGGTTCCCACCAGGCCGGTCCGTCGTCCTGGCTGGCGATCGCGACCACGCGGTCCACTTCGGACTGCGGCGCGCCGTAGAGCTTCAGCAGGACGGCGACTTCGTCCGGCTTCTGCCGGTACCGGCCGCTTTCCATGTGCGCGATCTTGCTCTGGTTCGTGCGGATCTCCTTGCCCGCCGCTGCCGCCGAGATTCGCGCCCGGCTCCGGAAGTGCCTCAACTCGATGCCCACCAGCCAGCGCAGCGCCGCCGGATCGGTTCGTGCCGCCATGCCGATCATTCTTCCGAGCCGCGATCGAGAAGTCACCACTCTATCGAGTCATAGCGCGGCTAAAGCATTAGCCGCTAGCGTTTCGATCATGGTCCCCGAGCGAAAGGAGCAAGTGCGTTGAGCGGGTTGGAAATGGGTGCGTGGGCGATGATCGACCGATGCCCGATCGACTACAACGTGTGCAAGGACGTGATCGAGCTGCGGGTTGGCGACGGCGGTGACGTGCTGGAGCTGACCGCGACCGAGTCGGGGCTGGCGAACCTGGTCGCGAAGGCCACCGAGGCGCTGGGCGCGTTCCGGGCGGCGCAAGTCGCGGGTACGTGAGAGACGCCCGGCGGGTGGGGCGGGCGCCCGCCTCACAGGTTCCCGGACTACAGCCAGCCGAGCTTGACGGCCTGCATGCCCGCCTGGAAGCGGGTCTCGACGCCGAGCCGGGCGATCAGCTCCCGGACGCGCCGGTGGGCGGTGCGGGCGCTGAAGCCCATGAGCCTGCCGATGGTGTCGTCGGTGGCCCCGGAGGCGAGCAGCGACAGGATCCAGCGCTCCTCCTCCGACGGCTGGTTGTCGCCGATCATCGGGTCCTGGTCGGCGCTGAACGGCGCGGCGAACCGCCAGAGGTCCTCGAAGATGCGGGCCAGCGCCCCCAGCATCGCCGAGCTGCGGATCACGACCGCGCTCTCCACCGACGTCTCGCTCGCGGTCAGCGGCAGCAGCGCGATCTCGTTGTCGACCACGATGAGCTTGGTCGGCGCGACGTGGATCACCCGCGCCTGCTCGCCCAGCGCGACCAGCTTCGAGGTGATCTCCAGCTGCGGCGGGCGGGCGAGCGCCGA is a window of Saccharopolyspora erythraea NRRL 2338 DNA encoding:
- a CDS encoding LuxR family transcriptional regulator → MLPGYTEALERTQADGRETRDSSVTERAVQAQVEAREAVASVAKAAKAQSGSGGVLQVVNGAKRVGWAAYELQRNASHLVQGVAKPPYITTGPLDSLESRKLAEGVEFQVLYDRSALARPPQLEITSKLVALGEQARVIHVAPTKLIVVDNEIALLPLTASETSVESAVVIRSSAMLGALARIFEDLWRFAAPFSADQDPMIGDNQPSEEERWILSLLASGATDDTIGRLMGFSARTAHRRVRELIARLGVETRFQAGMQAVKLGWL